One Helicoverpa zea isolate HzStark_Cry1AcR chromosome 11, ilHelZeax1.1, whole genome shotgun sequence genomic window carries:
- the LOC124634533 gene encoding uncharacterized protein LOC124634533 isoform X4 gives MSDIKTLIKKRAALKAKLTQFTNYLNVVKSCEKLSETQLIELEQRLIAFENSYEKYDTLQISLEEAVEEPSEQYAEREEFENLYYALLASARQLVGNARRELSADSASEVVSGTSHTHKHTSVRLPKIDLPKFSGSYHDWLEFRDTFISIIHNNESIDKINKLHYLRASLKGSASLIIDNLDFRSDNYDAAWKLLCSRYDNKRLLVNNHVQAIFNVNSISRESSKALRHLVDTVNKNLRALSTLGQPVQYWDTLIIYIMTSRLDQVTNREWEEHRNLLSDPPTLDIFINFISNRADLLETLEESRPLKSRSEGTADSYHRSKSFALTCDSSSLKLLSCPMCKEKHFIFQCDQFRALPVQDRIKKAHASKVCLNCLRPGHHAQTCKLSHCKYCPEKHNTLLHTDKESPRTQNIVLSANHLNTAKVVLLSTAVVKVSDAEGNLHDARLLLDNGSTANFVTEDFCRKLRIYSYPITSNVKGINDQSSTCSRGCIIIIKAGHSDFEIELDCYVISQVSSSVPNTFIHTDNICLPSNIVLADPNFYTPSSIDILVGAEVFWGIIGMNRIPLGKNMPTLVDSKLGWIVTGVVQQPNHSFPHTSFLTLTDDLRLGLNRFWELDSVHPQHKQTCEERSCEDIFVETTYRDADGRSRTPTSPICNGFDASNV, from the coding sequence ATGTCTGACATTAAAACGCTTATTAAAAAGCGAGCTGCGCTTAAGGCTAAGCTTACGCAGttcacaaattatttaaatgtagtcAAGTCTTGCGAAAAGTTAAGTGAGACTCAGCTCATTGAACTTGAACAACGGTTAATTGCGTTCGAAAATTCATATGAGAAATATGACACGTTACAGATCAGCCTGGAAGAAGCAGTGGAGGAACCCAGTGAGCAATATGCGGAACGCGAGGAATTCGAGAACTTGTACTACGCGCTGCTTGCTTCTGCGCGTCAGCTGGTCGGCAACGCTCGCCGGGAGTTGTCGGCGGATTCCGCGTCTGAGGTTGTATCTGGTACTtctcacacacacaaacacacatcaGTTCGTCTACCCAAAATTGATTTACCTAAGTTTTCTGGCAGCTATCATGACTGGCTAGAATTTAGGGACACATTTATTTCCATCATACATAATAATGAGAGCAtagacaaaataaacaaactgcATTATCTTCGTGCTTCTTTAAAAGGCAGTGCCTCTCTCATTATTGACAATTTAGACTTTAGGTCAGATAATTATGACGCCGCTTGGAAGTTGCTCTGCTCAAGGTATGACAATAAGAGACTGCTTGTTAATAATCATGTTCAAGccatttttaatgtaaacagCATCAGCAGAGAATCAAGTAAGGCATTACGTCATTTAGTTGATACAGTTAACAAAAATTTAAGAGCTTTGTCCACTCTTGGTCAGCCTGTACAGTATTGGGACACTCTTATTATCTACATCATGACCAGTAGGCTTGATCAGGTGACGAATCGTGAATGGGAAGAGCACAGGAATTTGTTGTCTGACCCTCCAACGTTAGacattttcattaatttcatcAGTAATAGAGCTGACTTATTGGAAACACTAGAAGAGTCTAGACCTTTAAAATCTAGGTCTGAAGGCACTGCTGACAGTTATCATAGGTCAAAATCTTTTGCATTAACATGCGATTCTTCAAGCTTAAAACTATTATCTTGTCCCATGTGTAAGGAAAAGCACTTCATTTTTCAGTGCGACCAATTTAGAGCTTTACCTGTTCAGGATAGGATCAAGAAAGCTCACGCTTCAAAAGTTTGTCTCAATTGTCTTCGACCAGGTCATCACGCACAAACATGCAAATTAagtcattgtaaatattgtccTGAAAAACATAATACTTTGCTGCACACAGATAAAGAATCTCCTCGCACACAAAACATAGTTCTTTCTGCGAATCACTTAAATACTGCAAAGGTTGTATTACTGTCCACAGCGGTCGTGAAGGTGTCCGACGCTGAAGGCAACCTCCATGATGCCAGACTGTTGTTGGACAACGGAAGCACTGCGAACTTCGTAACTGAAGACTTCTGCCGCAAGCTACGTATCTATTCTTATCCCATTACATCTAATGTAAAAGGCATAAATGACCAGTCTTCGACTTGTTCACGTGGctgtataattataattaaggcAGGCCATAGTGATTTTGAGATAGAGTTGGATTGCTATGTCATATCACAAGTTTCTTCTTCTGTACCTAATACTTTTATTCATACAGATAACATTTGTTTACCTAGCAATATAGTTCTTGCCGACCCTAACTTTTATACTCCGTCTTCCATCGACATCCTTGTCGGAGCGGAAGTATTTTGGGGTATCATAGGCATGAATCGCATTCCGCTAGGGAAAAACATGCCTACCTTAGTAGACTCAAAATTAGGCTGGATAGTAACAGGCGTTGTACAGCAGCCTAATCATTCATTTCCTCACACTTCTTTTCTTACTCTTACAGACGATTTACGGCTGGGTTTGAATCGTTTTTGGGAGCTGGATTCAGTACATCCACAACACAAACAGACATGCGAGGAGCGATCCTGCGAAGACATTTTCGTAGAGACCACCTATCGCGATGCGGATGGACG